AATGCTGCGATGAGCATACTGATGATCAGGATGCGCTGTAACTCGGCGAGGTATTCCTTACTGTATTCGTTTTCGGCGGAAATGATGACCAGGTAGTGACCTTGTTTGCTTTTATAAAGGATGCCTTCGTAAAAGCGGTCGCCCTTTCGGTAAGTAGCCTTTCCCTGTCGAATGGCCTGGTCGTAAAAGATCGATGGCAATTGTAAATTGGGATCTTTTTCAACAGCGCGCGTCACCGTATCTACCTTTAACAGGAACTCCTGTTCGGAAGGCAGTTTTTCCAGGTGCTGATCGCGGATTTCATTATATATCGCCGCGTCGGACTCAAAATAAGGAAGAGAAGCTTTGGCCGTAATATAAGCGCGGATCTCCAGGCGTTTATAGAAGTCCTCGAAGGAATACTGGTTGGCCAGGTAGTACACGAAAAAGCTGGTTACCAGCACCACGGCCAGCGTAAGGCCGGCGAACAATAATATGATCTTGGTACGTATCCTCATTCGTCGTCTTTTAACATGTAACCCAATCCTACCACGGTCTGGATCAATTCCGGACCACCGTTGCGGTTCAGTTTTTTACGGAGGTAATTAATATATACATCCACCACCTTCGTATTCATATTAAAATCGATGCCCCATACCTGTTCGAGAATTTCCATGCGCGACAGTACACGGCGGGGATTTTTAAAGAGATATTCGAGCAACCTGTATTCGGTAGCCGTAAGTGAGATGGAGGTGCCGTTACGGCTGGCCTGTTTGGTATCCAGGTTCAGTTGCAGGTCGCCGAGAGATAAGATATTAGGCGCTACTACCGGTGGTGGTGTTGGCGGCGCGCCACGGCGGCGGAACAGTGAACGCACACGGGCTACCAGTTCCTGGAGTTTGAAAGGTTTAACGAGGTAATCGTCGGCCCCGCTATCCAGCCCCATCACGATATTATCGGTAGTGCCCAATGCCGTGAGCATCAGGATAGGCGTATCCAGGCCACTTGCCCGCAGGCGCCGGCACACCTCGATACCGTTAAGGCCGGGCAGCATTACATCGAGCAATATGAGTCCGTAGCTCCCCGGGGTGGCCATTTGCAGTCCTATGAGGCCATCGGGAGCTACACTTACTTCGTAGCCGGCTTCCGCTAACCCGCGGGAAACCACTGAAACTACGCCCGGCTCGTCTTCTACCAATAATATCTTCATTATAAACAAATTTAAGGGCCAGCGGCCGGAAAGGGAAGGATCACTAATCTTTCTTACCGGATTCTTACCACATTGCAACCACCTTTTTACCCCGTTTTTACGAGTCCCTAACACCCCCGGGATAATTTTGTACTATAAATCTCGTAGTATATGAAAAATATTTTAGTACCTACTGATTTTAGCATCCGTTCCCTCGGATATGTGCACAGTGTAGTGGAGAAGCAAAACGGGGAACCGGTAAACATCGTGCTGATGCACGCACTGAAAATGCCGGATTCCATTATTGACTTGCTCCAGTTTGGACGCGGCGCCCGTCATTACGAGCTGATTACCGCTGAGTTTCGTGAAGCCTGCGAAATACTTAAAAATAAATATGCCTCCGCCATTGGCCAGTTATCGGTAGAATTTTTTGTTGGCACTACCAATGCCGCCTTCCGAAACTTCCTGGCAGCCAATAGCATAAGCGCCATAGCTTGTCCAACTGAAGATACTTATCAACTGCCGGATAAAGAAAGTTTTAATCCGATCCGGCTCATCAGGAAATGCAAATATCCGTTGGTTGACGTTCACTCTGTTACCCGTAAGCCAAGTTTTGTAAGAGCATCGATTTCCGATTTGCTGCTCGCCAACACTTGAAGGGATCCCGGGCCCGGCCCGGTAGTGAGCTTAGACCGTCTGGTATCGCTTAATTAGTCACTACAAAATGAAGAGACTATGTTATTGAAAAATAATATTCCATTTAAGTATGTATTCGGCAAAATAAAGTACGAGGTACTTGCCATTACGGTTTATACCCTGGTTATAAATATACTGTACAATAATTATCACGTTGGTGATATCACTGTCCCTATAGCTGTACCCATGGTACTTGGCACCGTACTGTCGTTATTACTGGCCTTCCGGTCCAACCAGGCGTACGATCGCTGGTGGGAGGCCCGTACCATCTGGGGCGCGATCGTGAACGATTCACGAACACTGGCCCGCCAGATACTAACGTTAACGGATGACCCGTACAAGTCCGAAGAGTTTCGCCACTTCCAGGACCAGTTCGTAAAACGCCAGATCGCCTGGACCTACGCCCTGGGGCAATCGCTTCGCGGCATGGATGCACTGAAAGGGTTAGACAGGTTATTGTCTAAACGTGAATTGAATCAGCTGGCTAAATATGATAACGTACCCTCAGGCCTCATGCACCTGCATGCCCGCGACCTGAAGTACGCGATCGAACGGGAATGGGTGAATCCTTACCAGCAGATAGAGCTGGACCGTACCCTAAGCCGCCTGACCGATGCGATGGGTAAATGTGAAAGAATTAAGAACACGGTATTCCCGGCAACATACAGCTTGTACACTCACTTTACGGTGATCTTTTTCATCATGCTGTTGCCGTTTGCCCTGATAGATCATTTCGGTTTGGTAGAAGTACCTCTGGTAGTTGCCATTTCCGCTTCATTCTTACTGATTGAAAAAATGGCCATTAATCTCCAGGATCCGTTTGAAAATAAACCAACGGATACCCCGATGACAAGTATTGCACGCAATATAGAACGGGATTTAAGGCAAATGCAACAGGAAGAACAGGTGGTAGTGCCTGTTATTCCGGAAGCGAACAAAGAATTTTATGTTTTATAGGTTGAGTTTAACGAGATAATCACAATTTGAAAGGCGTGTAAATAAAGCCCTGGTCTCTACCGGGGCTTTTCTCGTTTTTATACCCTTCGCACGACCGAAAATGAAATTGTGTGCGCCCAACACATATAACAATATGTCATGTTTTAGTTGCTCAATGCGTGTACAATTAGTATTGATTTACAAGTCGATTACCAGAATGTAGATTGTGTGCCATACACACATATAACAATTTGACATACTTTTGGCACAAAGCTTCATTTATGCAACACTTTACGAGCAACATTTCGAATAAGAGTTATCCCGCCAGTGAAAAAGTATCCGCGAAAAGCATTCGTCCGGGCCTGATGAACGAAATCCGGAAGGAGCATCCGGAGTTTGATGAGAACTGTTACTTGTCGGTGCAGGAGATGAATCATTACAGGCAGCAATACATTCAACAATTACTTATCCGCGAAGTGGGCACCCTCACCGACCTGGAAAAAACGGTAATGGACAACATTAACCAGGACCACCTGATTTCCGATGAAGCGAGTGAAGTAAAGAACCAGGAGAGCAGGGGCGATCGATGGGCAGACCGTATTGCCACGTTTGGCGGCAGCTGGCGGTTCATCGGCATTTTTACCGCCTTCCTGGTTTCGTGGATGGCACTCAATGTCGTATTGCTCCGCGAAAAGGGTTTTGATCCTTATCCTTTTATATTATTGAACCTGATCCTTTCCTGCATTGCGGCGATACAGGCGCCCGTCATTATGATGAGCCAGAACCGGCAGGAGGGAAAAGACCGCGAACGGGCGAAGAACGACTACATGGTGAACCTGAAAAGTGAGCTGGAGATAAGGATGCTGCATGAAAAGATCGACCACCTCATGCTGCAGCAACAGGAAATTCAGCAGATACAGGTAGATATGATGAAGGAGTTGATGGAAAGGCCAAAGCGGTAAGCCTGGCCTATTTCCCCGGGAGGTAAGGCGCCAGGTAGCCACTTTTATCCAGCAGGGCGCGATAATCGGTCACCCACAGGATATCTTTGATCGCCTGGTTTTTATTGGCAGCCTTCTTATAATAAGTAGATACGATCTGGTAACCCATCCAATAACCGAGATCGTTGGGCCGCCCGTCCTTACCCGACACCCCGTAAAGCCAGTCCTGGTATTCCACGCTATCCATAACGGTAACAAACTCCCGGCAAAGTGCCTCTTCATGCTGCCGGCCATAAGCGAATGCCTTTTCATTGATAATGCCGCCGGACGTCAGTTCTCCGATAAAATCGGCCGCACCCTCTACAATACTTTGCTGAAGCAACGTTGGGCTTTCGGACCAGGTTTTTTGCTGGAAGTGAGCAGCTTCATGTGCCACCAGGAAAGGGATGATCGCCAGATCAGGCTGTCGCTCCGCGCCAATCATAATCCCATCTTCACTAAAAGTGCCGCCGGAATTAAAAGCGCCTATCACAAAATAAACCGGCGGAAACTGTGCCTCCGGGTAAATTGCCTTCAGCTTATGGAAGGCGGCCCTGCACTTTGCTTCGGCTTGTGCCATTTGGAACGTGGCCGGTCTAACCCGCTCGTATGCTGCCGTACGCGCTTTCACCGTTTTATACAAATGTTCGGCGCTCTGGATGCGACCAGGCAGGAAGCCTTTTACGCCAGGGCTGCCTAACTCAACATAATCTTTACCGAAGGGATTTACGGAGGTATCCTTTTTAAATTTATCGAACGCGTTCCAAAAGCGATCGATGTCGGCGGTTAAAAATACGGAACTATCCGGATGGGATGTGAACGTCGTTTGAGCGTTTACGTTAAATACGTTTGTCAACAACAACAGCGATACGATGGCACGGGTTAGCATGGCTCAACTAGTTTATCAGAAAGACGACGGAACCGGCGAAAAGTTACAGCGCCGTCAGGGTTTTATCTCGGGAATGAGCATTGATTATCGCAACCGCTCCAGCACACCTTTACGTTTTACCAGGTTTTTATAATCCCATTGTATGTCCTCCGCCTTCTTCAGCCAGCGCTTCAGGTCAGTGGTATTTACCTGGTCTGCGGAGGTGTACCGCGCTTCGGCTGCTTTGAAAGTACCTTCCTTTTGCAGGCCGGGTTCGTCGAAGGACTGGCCGCTCCAGAATAACAGGCGAACGCTGTCTTTTAGCTTGCTATAACCGGCAACGGGGTTACCATCAAGGAACCAAACCGGGTGGCGGTGCCATATTTTATTTTCGGCGTGCGGCAGCTGTTTAGTGATGATGGTAGCGAGCAGGTTGCAGATTTCCTGGTCGGCAGGCAACTGTGCATCGTTGTAAGCCTGAACATCTTTATTCATGAAAAAGGGTTTGTTTAAAGATACAAAAACGTCCCAACGTGTATACGCGACGTTATTGTTGCTGTTACACAAATAGCAGGATGGCAGTAAACGCGCTTTTCTATCCGGGCCATCGGGCACAGATTATCAAACACTTCGTTGCTGCAACTAATGATGTAAGGCATACACATATAACATTTTGACATATTTATGCACCCTGCGCACAAAATTTCCTATCTTGCCCTCATAATTTAACGCCGCTGCAAACGAATTATAATAACAGGCATTACATCAGGCCTGGAATTGCCGGTTAAAGGGAAACACTTTTCCCCTCACATACATCACCGCCTGGTGATGCGGTAATTCATTTTTTCAATCAATACTTATATACAATGTCATATCTGGAAACGGAACGGCTACGGCTGATTCCCTTATCCCATAAGCTGCTGTTACTGTGGCAGCAAGATCGTGCGGCGATGGAGCTGCAACTCGGACTTAACCCTTCGGCTATGGTCATCGATGCCGAATACCAATTTGAGATGACCGATGCGCTGGTGAACTTCTGGCTGCCTAAAACGGCGGAGTTCCCCGACAAATACGAGTGGTACACCAACTGGGAGATTGTATTCAAAGCCGAGAACAAATCGATCGGCGGCATCGGTGTTGGTTACCCGAATGAGGACGGCGTATCGGAAACCGGTTTTATGCTGGACGCTAGTTACCAGGGGCGTGGCCTCGCCCTCGAGGCCCTGAAGGCGATGCTCGGCTGGGCGTTCCGGAACGGGGAATTGAAAACAATATTAGCGCGGACGTATACGCATAATGAGGCATGCAGGAAGCTGGTGCAGAACGCCGGCTTCGTGCAGGTGAAGGAGGAAGAAGGGTTGTTGCACTATCATAAATGCAGACGGCCCCTCGTCTTATCTACTTGACTTTATTGCCTTAATCACCTTCAGCCCCTTATCTTTCATGAGCTTCGCATACTCCGGCGACTCCATAGCATACAAAGCCACCTTTCCTTCTTCATTATGATGCGTGCCGAAGCCGTAACGTTTACTTAACGGCGATGTGCGCAGGCATGGCTGTCCTTTGGAAAAGAACTGTTCCCGGGCGGCAGGCTGCTCGGCCTTCGGTATTTTATTCTTCGCGGCGTAACAATGAAACACAATATCGTCTGACGTATATTTATAAGGATGGTCGTACAAGAGGTCGAACTGCAGGTTAGCGATCGTTTTGTCGTCGCCTTTTACCGGGGGCACTTCGCCCTGTGTGGCGCGGCAGTCGTCAGCTACGGTGATGAACGTGTTTTGGTAGTTAGTGGTGTGGACTTTCATAACTGTAATTTACAAAATTGCGTTAGCAACCGCTCATACGGCCCCGCTTGCACGCTGCCGGTTATTGTGCTATTTTTGTAATTATCAAGCCACTCCGCTCCTATTTTGATATCACCAGAGCATGAAATACACGATGAGGTTGTTTTAATACAACAGTTTCGCGCCGGAAGTGAGGAAGCGTTTACATCGGTATATAAACACCTGTACCGCCGGGTGTACTGGTTCGCCCGTAAATTTATGGAGGAAACCGCCGATGCGCAGGACCTCACCGCCGAGGCGTTCGTGCAGCTCTGGCAACAGCGGGATTCTTTTCATTCGCTTGATGCGATCTCCGCTTTTCTATATGTTACCGTCCGTAACAAATGTTTCAACCTGCTGAAGCACCGTAAAATGAAGGCCAGCCACCAGGAAAACCTGCTACGCCTGCTGGCCGAGCGCGAACCCGATGGCTTCTTTGAAGAACAAGTGAAAATCCAGCTCGTGGCCCGCATCTATGCAGAAATCAATAAACTGCCCACCCGCATGCGGGAAATTTTCCTCCTCTCTTACCGTGATGGCCTTAAGCCAG
This genomic interval from Chitinophaga horti contains the following:
- a CDS encoding response regulator transcription factor encodes the protein MKILLVEDEPGVVSVVSRGLAEAGYEVSVAPDGLIGLQMATPGSYGLILLDVMLPGLNGIEVCRRLRASGLDTPILMLTALGTTDNIVMGLDSGADDYLVKPFKLQELVARVRSLFRRRGAPPTPPPVVAPNILSLGDLQLNLDTKQASRNGTSISLTATEYRLLEYLFKNPRRVLSRMEILEQVWGIDFNMNTKVVDVYINYLRKKLNRNGGPELIQTVVGLGYMLKDDE
- a CDS encoding bestrophin family protein; its protein translation is MLLKNNIPFKYVFGKIKYEVLAITVYTLVINILYNNYHVGDITVPIAVPMVLGTVLSLLLAFRSNQAYDRWWEARTIWGAIVNDSRTLARQILTLTDDPYKSEEFRHFQDQFVKRQIAWTYALGQSLRGMDALKGLDRLLSKRELNQLAKYDNVPSGLMHLHARDLKYAIEREWVNPYQQIELDRTLSRLTDAMGKCERIKNTVFPATYSLYTHFTVIFFIMLLPFALIDHFGLVEVPLVVAISASFLLIEKMAINLQDPFENKPTDTPMTSIARNIERDLRQMQQEEQVVVPVIPEANKEFYVL
- a CDS encoding DUF1003 domain-containing protein: MQHFTSNISNKSYPASEKVSAKSIRPGLMNEIRKEHPEFDENCYLSVQEMNHYRQQYIQQLLIREVGTLTDLEKTVMDNINQDHLISDEASEVKNQESRGDRWADRIATFGGSWRFIGIFTAFLVSWMALNVVLLREKGFDPYPFILLNLILSCIAAIQAPVIMMSQNRQEGKDRERAKNDYMVNLKSELEIRMLHEKIDHLMLQQQEIQQIQVDMMKELMERPKR
- a CDS encoding DUF2268 domain-containing protein, with translation MLTRAIVSLLLLTNVFNVNAQTTFTSHPDSSVFLTADIDRFWNAFDKFKKDTSVNPFGKDYVELGSPGVKGFLPGRIQSAEHLYKTVKARTAAYERVRPATFQMAQAEAKCRAAFHKLKAIYPEAQFPPVYFVIGAFNSGGTFSEDGIMIGAERQPDLAIIPFLVAHEAAHFQQKTWSESPTLLQQSIVEGAADFIGELTSGGIINEKAFAYGRQHEEALCREFVTVMDSVEYQDWLYGVSGKDGRPNDLGYWMGYQIVSTYYKKAANKNQAIKDILWVTDYRALLDKSGYLAPYLPGK
- a CDS encoding DUF1801 domain-containing protein, with protein sequence MNKDVQAYNDAQLPADQEICNLLATIITKQLPHAENKIWHRHPVWFLDGNPVAGYSKLKDSVRLLFWSGQSFDEPGLQKEGTFKAAEARYTSADQVNTTDLKRWLKKAEDIQWDYKNLVKRKGVLERLR
- a CDS encoding GNAT family N-acetyltransferase — encoded protein: MSYLETERLRLIPLSHKLLLLWQQDRAAMELQLGLNPSAMVIDAEYQFEMTDALVNFWLPKTAEFPDKYEWYTNWEIVFKAENKSIGGIGVGYPNEDGVSETGFMLDASYQGRGLALEALKAMLGWAFRNGELKTILARTYTHNEACRKLVQNAGFVQVKEEEGLLHYHKCRRPLVLST
- a CDS encoding DUF6157 family protein; translated protein: MKVHTTNYQNTFITVADDCRATQGEVPPVKGDDKTIANLQFDLLYDHPYKYTSDDIVFHCYAAKNKIPKAEQPAAREQFFSKGQPCLRTSPLSKRYGFGTHHNEEGKVALYAMESPEYAKLMKDKGLKVIKAIKSSR
- a CDS encoding sigma-70 family RNA polymerase sigma factor, producing the protein MISPEHEIHDEVVLIQQFRAGSEEAFTSVYKHLYRRVYWFARKFMEETADAQDLTAEAFVQLWQQRDSFHSLDAISAFLYVTVRNKCFNLLKHRKMKASHQENLLRLLAEREPDGFFEEQVKIQLVARIYAEINKLPTRMREIFLLSYRDGLKPAEIAELLQIKAQTVTNQRVSAVKLLQIALGDSVLTVAFLLLLDRPDLF